DNA from Spirochaetota bacterium:
CGAAGGGCGGGAACAGGCGTTTCCCTATATCGGGCTCCTGGTCTCCGGCGGGAATACCGTCCTGTACCATGTCCGCGGCGTGGGGGATATGGAGATCATAGGCCGCACGGCCGATGACGCGGCCGGCGAAGCCTTTGACAAGATCGCGAAATACCTTGACCTGGGGTACCCCGGGGGACCGGTGATCGAGAAGCTGGCGCGCACCGCTGCGGGAAAAACGGTCAGGTTCCCGAAGATACTGCCGGAGCCGGGGGACACGAGGTTCTCCTACAGCGGCATCAAGACCGCGGTGATCAATTACGTGAAGCAAAACCCCGGGGCCGACCGGGCCGGCCTGGTCCATGGCTTCCAGGAGCGTGTCCTGGAGCTGCTGGTCCGGCGGGCCTTTGCCGCGGCCCGGTCGCGGGGCATCAGTTCCATCGTGGTCGCCGGCGGGGTGGCCGCCAACGGAAGGCTCCGGGAGATGCTCGACGGGGAGAAGCGCGGCAGCGAGGAAATCATCATCCCCTCGCCGGGTCTCTGCACCGATAACGCGGCCATGGTCGCCGGCATCGGGTTCCGATACTTTGACGCCGGCCGCTACGATTCATGCGCCGTTGACGTCCATGGGCGGGTATAATTTTACTTGATTAATTGGCCGTTCTCGGTAGAATATGAACCGCCCGGCCGGAAATGGCCGCGCCGGGCGGTATTATAGGCGGGGCCGAACAACAATGGCAAAAAAAGACGAGAGCTTCAACAATCTCATC
Protein-coding regions in this window:
- the tsaD gene encoding tRNA (adenosine(37)-N6)-threonylcarbamoyltransferase complex transferase subunit TsaD, whose protein sequence is MALGLGLESSCDETAAAVVRDGRVVLSNIISSQIDLHRDYYGVVPEIASRAHLETINILIEKALEESGASFKDLDYVAATNRPGLVGSLLIALLSAKVISRTMGIPLVAVNHLEAHLYAPFLEGREQAFPYIGLLVSGGNTVLYHVRGVGDMEIIGRTADDAAGEAFDKIAKYLDLGYPGGPVIEKLARTAAGKTVRFPKILPEPGDTRFSYSGIKTAVINYVKQNPGADRAGLVHGFQERVLELLVRRAFAAARSRGISSIVVAGGVAANGRLREMLDGEKRGSEEIIIPSPGLCTDNAAMVAGIGFRYFDAGRYDSCAVDVHGRV